The following coding sequences are from one Seonamhaeicola sp. ML3 window:
- a CDS encoding biopolymer transporter ExbD, which produces MNFRGRNKVTPEFNMSSMTDIVFLLLIFFMIASTLVSAEAIDLLLPKSSSKTTQVKNISVSVNKKHQYFVDMKMVPKSQLENAILTAMQGSSTSSITIRSDRDVEMKHVVYIMDIANRNKIKSTLAVKSSR; this is translated from the coding sequence ATGAATTTTAGAGGAAGAAATAAAGTAACGCCAGAGTTCAATATGTCGTCTATGACGGATATTGTATTTCTGCTTTTGATTTTTTTTATGATTGCTTCCACATTAGTTTCTGCTGAAGCTATTGATTTATTATTACCTAAATCTTCCAGCAAAACTACACAGGTTAAAAATATATCTGTTAGTGTTAATAAGAAGCATCAATACTTCGTTGATATGAAGATGGTGCCCAAAAGTCAGTTAGAAAATGCTATTTTAACGGCTATGCAGGGTAGTAGTACATCTTCGATTACTATAAGGTCTGATAGGGATGTGGAGATGAAACATGTAGTTTATATTATGGACATTGCCAACAGGAATAAAATAAAATCTACTTTGGCAGTAAAATCATCGAGATAG
- a CDS encoding acyl-CoA dehydrogenase, giving the protein MNFKLSEEHIMIRDAAREFAKTELLPGVIERDNKQEFPDSLVKKMGELGFMGVMVDPKYGGSGMDTISYVLIMEELSKIDASASVIVSVNNSLVCYGLEAYGTEAQKETYLTPLASGEKIGAFCLSEPEAGSDATSQRTTAIDKGDYYLLNGTKNWITNGGRADIYLVIAQTDKEKGSHGINAFIVEKGMKGFDIGPKEDKLGIRGSDTHTLQFNDVKVPKENRIGPNGSGFRFAMKTLSGGRIGIAAQALGIAQGAYELALKYSKERKAFGTEISNHQAIAFKLADMYTEIEAARLLVMKAANDKDIGNNYDRSSAMAKLYASDVAMKHTVEAVQIHGGNGFVKEYHVERLMRDAKITQIYEGTSEIQKIVISRSILRD; this is encoded by the coding sequence ATGAATTTTAAGCTTTCTGAAGAACACATTATGATTAGGGATGCTGCCCGAGAATTTGCTAAAACAGAATTATTACCCGGAGTTATAGAACGTGACAACAAACAAGAATTTCCTGATTCATTAGTTAAAAAAATGGGAGAATTAGGGTTCATGGGCGTTATGGTAGACCCAAAATATGGTGGAAGTGGTATGGATACTATTTCTTATGTATTAATTATGGAAGAGCTTTCTAAAATAGATGCGTCTGCATCTGTAATTGTTTCTGTAAATAATTCCTTGGTATGCTATGGACTAGAAGCCTATGGTACCGAAGCTCAAAAAGAAACATATTTAACACCTCTGGCAAGTGGCGAAAAAATAGGCGCTTTCTGTTTAAGTGAACCTGAAGCCGGTAGTGATGCCACATCACAACGAACTACAGCGATTGACAAAGGAGACTACTATCTACTAAATGGCACCAAAAACTGGATTACCAATGGTGGTCGTGCCGATATTTACCTGGTGATAGCACAAACCGATAAGGAAAAAGGCTCGCACGGCATTAATGCGTTTATAGTCGAAAAAGGCATGAAAGGTTTTGATATTGGGCCAAAAGAAGACAAACTTGGCATTCGTGGTAGTGATACACACACCCTACAATTTAACGACGTAAAGGTGCCCAAAGAGAATAGAATTGGCCCGAATGGTTCTGGGTTTAGATTCGCGATGAAAACCTTATCTGGCGGACGTATTGGTATCGCTGCGCAAGCTTTGGGCATTGCTCAAGGCGCTTATGAATTGGCGTTAAAATACAGTAAGGAACGGAAGGCCTTTGGCACCGAAATTTCCAACCACCAAGCCATTGCTTTTAAATTGGCCGATATGTATACAGAAATTGAAGCCGCCAGACTATTGGTAATGAAAGCAGCCAATGATAAGGACATTGGAAACAACTACGACCGCTCTAGTGCTATGGCTAAACTATATGCTTCTGATGTGGCTATGAAACACACCGTTGAAGCCGTACAAATTCATGGCGGTAATGGGTTTGTGAAAGAATACCATGTAGAACGCCTTATGCGTGATGCCAAAATCACCCAGATTTATGAGGGTACTAGTGAAATTCAAAAGATTGTAATCTCAAGGAGTATTCTGAGAGATTAA
- a CDS encoding energy transducer TonB: MKYLKTKHEKDSAKITFLITLILLLMIFVLGPQYMDPPEEYGVAVNFGTSNTGQGRVQPKEPIKSEPKQIEQKPQDQAVESQPAKAEEVKEEVLTQEDEAAIAIKKQKEAEAKAKAIAEAKAKAEAERMAKEEREKEEKKKKIDALFGGINKSEGSETGGEGNDNSPGDKGQLDGNPYAPSYFGDPGSGSGGIGYGLNGRGSATFKILKQDCNQSGRVVVRIEVDRNGNVIKATPGVKGTTNTAQCLLDPAKKIAESHKWRPDSKAPARQIGFVTVNFKLGQ, encoded by the coding sequence ATGAAATATTTAAAAACAAAGCATGAAAAAGATTCAGCGAAAATCACCTTCCTGATTACTTTGATTTTGTTGTTAATGATTTTCGTGTTAGGTCCCCAGTATATGGATCCGCCCGAAGAATATGGTGTAGCCGTTAATTTTGGTACTTCCAACACAGGACAGGGGAGAGTTCAACCCAAAGAACCCATAAAATCAGAACCTAAACAAATAGAACAGAAACCTCAAGACCAAGCTGTAGAATCCCAGCCTGCTAAAGCCGAAGAGGTGAAAGAAGAGGTGTTAACTCAAGAAGATGAAGCGGCTATTGCTATTAAAAAACAAAAGGAGGCTGAAGCCAAGGCCAAAGCTATAGCAGAAGCAAAAGCTAAGGCTGAAGCTGAGCGTATGGCTAAAGAGGAGCGGGAGAAAGAGGAAAAGAAGAAAAAAATAGATGCCTTATTCGGGGGTATAAATAAATCTGAAGGGTCTGAAACCGGTGGCGAAGGCAATGATAATAGTCCTGGTGACAAGGGACAATTAGATGGAAACCCTTATGCGCCTAGTTATTTTGGAGACCCGGGTTCTGGAAGTGGAGGTATTGGCTATGGATTAAATGGAAGGGGTAGCGCTACATTTAAAATACTAAAGCAAGACTGTAATCAATCTGGTAGAGTTGTAGTTAGAATTGAAGTAGATAGAAATGGTAATGTCATTAAGGCAACACCTGGTGTTAAAGGAACCACAAATACAGCTCAGTGTCTACTTGATCCTGCTAAAAAAATAGCCGAATCGCATAAATGGCGACCTGATTCTAAGGCACCGGCAAGACAGATAGGTTTTGTTACGGTTAATTTTAAATTAGGGCAATAG
- a CDS encoding folylpolyglutamate synthase/dihydrofolate synthase family protein → MTYQDTLNWLFAQLPMYQRQGKSAYKADLSNTYLLVEHLNNPHLNFKSVHVAGTNGKGSTSHMLASILQEAGYKVGLYTSPHLKDFRERIKINGQVVNKQFVMGFVKRNKGFFEKNQLSFFEMTVGMAFEYFSKQKVDIAVVEVGLGGRLDSTNVITPELSVITNIGLDHTQFLGNTLKKIAGEKAGIIKPQVPVVIGETQNETKDVFKTIAAQNNSNITFADNEVELVLESDLKGSYQFKNIKTAIQAIKELTFKGWAIPEECLKSGLLNVTKNTGLLGRWQVIKENPKVVCDTGHNREGLTYVMEQIKKETFKTLHIVFGVVNDKDLDSIIDILPKQAVYYFCKPEISRGLPAKELKRFFNDNGLRGDAYGSVNEAYKNALQNVSSADFVFVGGSTFVVAEII, encoded by the coding sequence ATGACCTATCAAGATACTCTTAATTGGTTGTTTGCACAACTTCCTATGTATCAGCGTCAGGGAAAATCAGCATATAAGGCCGATTTAAGTAATACGTATTTACTTGTTGAGCATTTAAATAATCCGCATTTAAATTTCAAGTCTGTTCATGTTGCTGGGACTAACGGCAAAGGGTCCACCAGCCACATGTTGGCTTCGATTTTACAAGAAGCTGGTTATAAGGTTGGATTATACACATCACCACACTTAAAAGATTTTAGGGAACGAATTAAAATTAACGGACAAGTTGTAAACAAACAATTTGTCATGGGCTTTGTTAAGCGGAATAAAGGGTTTTTCGAAAAAAATCAATTATCTTTTTTTGAAATGACCGTTGGAATGGCTTTCGAATATTTCTCAAAGCAGAAAGTCGATATTGCTGTTGTTGAAGTTGGATTGGGAGGACGATTAGATTCCACTAATGTAATAACTCCAGAGCTCTCCGTTATAACTAATATAGGGCTAGATCACACTCAGTTTTTAGGGAATACACTTAAAAAGATTGCTGGTGAAAAGGCAGGTATAATAAAACCTCAGGTTCCAGTCGTTATTGGGGAGACACAGAATGAAACAAAAGATGTTTTCAAGACAATAGCAGCGCAAAATAACTCTAATATCACATTTGCTGATAATGAAGTTGAGCTTGTATTGGAAAGTGATTTGAAAGGGTCTTATCAATTCAAAAATATAAAAACAGCCATACAGGCCATAAAAGAATTAACTTTTAAAGGGTGGGCTATTCCCGAAGAATGTCTGAAAAGTGGTCTACTCAATGTTACAAAAAACACAGGGTTGCTAGGGCGTTGGCAAGTTATAAAGGAAAACCCTAAAGTAGTTTGTGATACAGGTCATAACCGAGAAGGGTTGACTTATGTTATGGAGCAAATAAAAAAAGAAACGTTTAAAACGCTTCATATTGTTTTTGGTGTAGTTAATGATAAAGATCTCGATTCAATAATAGACATATTACCTAAACAAGCTGTTTATTATTTCTGTAAACCTGAGATATCTAGGGGGCTACCGGCTAAAGAGTTAAAACGGTTTTTTAATGATAATGGGTTACGAGGTGATGCATACGGCTCTGTAAACGAGGCTTATAAAAATGCATTGCAGAATGTGTCTTCTGCAGATTTTGTTTTTGTAGGAGGGAGTACTTTTGTAGTCGCTGAAATAATTTAA
- a CDS encoding anhydro-N-acetylmuramic acid kinase, with the protein MDISIFVNMIKSTYNVIGLMSGTSLDGIDLVYATFSFKEKWSFKINDVENQSYNKHWKQDLGNLVNNTKEELKHIDEAYTAYLAKVINGFIKDNHIVDIDAVCSHGHTALHQPHLKLTYQIGNLPKLATLLNQLVVCDFRVQDVELGGQGAPLVPIGDKLLFSDYDYCINLGGFANISTEIDNERIAYDICPVNIVLNHYVKSIGLEYDDKGSLSASGDVNTVLLEALNELAFYKKPPPKSLGLEWVQENILPLIDKHERNLHNILRTFVEHIVIQIANSISGKPQSSVLITGGGAYHLFLMERIRELSGNDIIVPSNEIVEFKEALIFGFLGVLKLRDEINCLQSVTGAAKSHSSGKVYMP; encoded by the coding sequence ATGGATATCTCTATTTTTGTGAATATGATAAAATCGACCTATAATGTTATTGGGCTAATGTCAGGGACTTCACTCGACGGTATAGACCTTGTTTATGCTACTTTTTCGTTTAAAGAAAAATGGAGTTTCAAAATTAATGATGTTGAAAATCAGTCCTATAATAAACATTGGAAACAGGATCTAGGTAACTTGGTAAACAACACGAAAGAAGAATTAAAGCACATTGATGAAGCTTATACGGCTTATTTAGCCAAGGTTATCAATGGTTTTATAAAAGATAACCACATAGTTGATATTGATGCGGTATGCTCCCATGGTCATACGGCATTGCATCAGCCGCATTTAAAACTAACCTATCAGATTGGGAATCTGCCAAAATTAGCAACCTTGTTAAATCAATTGGTAGTTTGTGATTTTAGAGTTCAAGATGTAGAATTGGGTGGTCAGGGAGCGCCTCTGGTGCCTATTGGAGATAAGTTGCTCTTTTCAGATTATGACTATTGTATCAACTTAGGGGGCTTCGCGAATATTTCAACCGAAATTGATAATGAGCGTATTGCATATGATATTTGTCCTGTAAATATAGTTTTAAACCATTACGTTAAGAGTATAGGGCTAGAGTATGATGATAAAGGTAGTTTATCCGCTTCGGGAGATGTAAATACCGTTTTATTAGAAGCGCTTAATGAATTGGCATTCTATAAAAAACCACCTCCCAAGTCTCTGGGTTTGGAATGGGTTCAAGAAAATATATTGCCTTTAATTGATAAACATGAAAGGAACCTACACAATATTCTCAGAACCTTTGTAGAGCACATTGTAATTCAGATAGCAAATAGTATTTCAGGAAAACCTCAAAGCTCTGTTTTGATTACAGGAGGAGGCGCTTACCATCTGTTTTTAATGGAGCGAATTAGAGAACTTTCAGGAAATGATATCATAGTACCTTCGAACGAAATTGTTGAATTTAAGGAAGCACTCATATTTGGTTTTTTGGGTGTTTTAAAACTTAGGGATGAAATTAACTGTTTACAAAGCGTCACAGGTGCCGCTAAGAGCCATAGTTCGGGTAAAGTTTATATGCCATAA
- a CDS encoding MotA/TolQ/ExbB proton channel family protein yields MILQNTQEATEALSEGESVEKTLSIIELITSGGVAGQVIIAILFLLLVFAIYIYFERLFAIKAASKVDANFMNQIKDHVSNGKIDSAQMLCAQVNSPVSRLIGKGITRIGKPLADINTAIENAGRLEIYGLEKNVSILATISGAAPMIGFLGTVVGMILAIFELANAGGSIQMDVLAGGLYTAMTTTVGGLIVGIVAYIAYNHLVVRTDKVVYQMEANSLEFLDHLNEPT; encoded by the coding sequence ATGATTTTACAAAATACTCAAGAAGCAACTGAAGCGCTTTCTGAAGGAGAATCTGTAGAAAAAACACTTTCAATAATTGAGCTTATAACTAGCGGCGGTGTTGCTGGTCAGGTTATTATAGCCATATTGTTTCTATTATTGGTCTTTGCTATTTACATCTATTTTGAAAGGTTATTTGCAATAAAGGCTGCTTCGAAAGTAGATGCGAATTTCATGAATCAAATCAAAGATCATGTAAGTAACGGTAAGATAGATTCGGCTCAAATGTTGTGTGCTCAAGTCAATTCACCAGTATCTAGATTAATAGGAAAAGGCATTACGAGAATAGGTAAACCTTTAGCCGATATTAATACAGCTATTGAAAATGCAGGTAGGTTAGAGATTTATGGTTTAGAAAAGAATGTTAGTATTCTTGCAACAATATCTGGTGCAGCGCCAATGATTGGTTTCCTTGGTACGGTTGTTGGTATGATATTGGCAATATTCGAGTTGGCCAATGCAGGAGGCTCTATTCAAATGGATGTATTAGCAGGCGGCTTGTATACCGCAATGACAACCACGGTAGGTGGTTTAATTGTAGGTATTGTGGCCTACATAGCTTACAACCATTTGGTCGTTAGAACAGATAAAGTGGTTTACCAAATGGAGGCTAATTCGTTAGAGTTTTTGGATCACTTAAACGAGCCTACTTAA
- a CDS encoding Glu/Leu/Phe/Val dehydrogenase dimerization domain-containing protein: MKELLKRYENKEPEIVFHWKDSKTDAEGWVVINSLRGGAAGGGTRMRKGLDMNEVLSLAKTMEIKFTVSGPAIGGAKSGINFNPQDSRKKGVLKRWYAVVSPLLKSYYGTGGDMNVSETNEVIPITEESGVWHPQEGVFNGHFKPSEADKINRIGQLRQGVVKVIENPSYTPDVSRKYTLADMATGFGVAESVRHYYSVYGGRVSGKRAVVQGFGNVGAAAAYYLSQMGVKVVGIIDSTGGLINEAGFSFDDISHFFLSKKGNTLAAENRIPFEEANEMIWKINAEIFAPCAASRLITLNQINTMIDSGLEVISCGANVPFADKEIFFGPIMEHTDGRVSLIPDFISNCGIARVFAYFMERKVQMTDEAIFNDISKTIKKAIEKVHRENQSKTGLSATAFEIALNQLI, translated from the coding sequence GTGAAAGAATTATTAAAACGATACGAGAATAAAGAACCAGAAATAGTTTTTCATTGGAAAGATTCCAAAACAGATGCAGAAGGATGGGTGGTGATAAACTCTTTAAGGGGCGGAGCTGCAGGTGGTGGTACACGAATGCGAAAGGGGTTAGATATGAATGAGGTGTTATCTTTGGCTAAAACAATGGAAATTAAATTTACCGTTTCTGGTCCTGCTATAGGAGGAGCCAAGTCTGGTATTAACTTCAATCCTCAAGATTCAAGAAAAAAAGGAGTTTTAAAGCGTTGGTATGCTGTTGTTTCCCCATTACTGAAAAGTTATTATGGAACTGGGGGCGATATGAACGTAAGTGAAACTAATGAGGTCATTCCAATAACAGAAGAATCAGGGGTTTGGCACCCTCAAGAGGGTGTTTTTAACGGGCATTTTAAACCTTCGGAAGCTGATAAAATCAATAGAATAGGACAATTAAGGCAAGGGGTTGTTAAAGTTATTGAAAACCCAAGCTACACACCAGACGTTTCCAGGAAGTATACTTTAGCCGATATGGCTACGGGATTCGGTGTCGCAGAATCTGTAAGACATTATTATTCAGTTTATGGTGGGCGTGTAAGTGGAAAAAGAGCTGTTGTTCAGGGGTTCGGAAATGTTGGTGCCGCCGCCGCATATTATTTATCCCAAATGGGAGTAAAAGTTGTTGGAATAATAGATTCTACAGGAGGCCTAATAAATGAAGCTGGTTTTTCTTTTGATGATATAAGTCATTTTTTTCTATCCAAAAAGGGTAATACATTAGCAGCTGAAAATAGAATTCCGTTTGAGGAGGCTAATGAGATGATATGGAAAATAAATGCTGAGATTTTCGCACCATGTGCGGCCTCACGTTTAATAACCCTAAATCAAATCAACACAATGATTGATAGTGGATTAGAAGTGATTTCTTGCGGGGCAAATGTGCCTTTTGCAGATAAGGAAATTTTCTTTGGTCCTATCATGGAACATACCGATGGGCGTGTTAGTCTCATTCCGGATTTTATTTCAAATTGTGGTATAGCAAGGGTATTTGCATATTTTATGGAACGTAAAGTGCAAATGACGGACGAAGCCATTTTTAACGATATATCAAAAACAATAAAAAAAGCAATTGAAAAAGTACATCGTGAAAACCAATCGAAAACAGGTTTGAGCGCTACAGCTTTCGAAATTGCATTAAATCAACTTATCTAA
- a CDS encoding GIY-YIG nuclease family protein: MNQSSVYIITNKNNTVLYTGVTSNLVKRMYEHKSKAFKGFATKYNCEKLVYFETFDSIESAITREKQIKKYKRYKKINLIEKENPDWNDLSDGWLFYFG, encoded by the coding sequence ATGAACCAATCAAGCGTGTACATCATAACAAACAAAAACAACACGGTTCTATACACAGGTGTCACAAGCAATTTGGTTAAGCGTATGTACGAACATAAATCAAAAGCTTTTAAAGGCTTTGCTACCAAGTATAATTGCGAAAAATTAGTCTATTTTGAAACTTTCGACTCCATTGAAAGTGCCATTACAAGAGAAAAACAGATTAAAAAATATAAACGCTATAAAAAGATTAACCTTATTGAAAAGGAGAACCCAGATTGGAATGATTTGTCTGATGGCTGGTTGTTTTATTTTGGTTAG
- the nhaB gene encoding sodium/proton antiporter NhaB, giving the protein MLKYFLGNSPKWFKLTIVGFLIFNIFSFFLLGKTVTSWLFIGEFIFTLAMALKCYPLQSGGLLAIEVMALGLTTPHNAYHEVDQNLEVVLLLVFMVAGIFFMKPLLMFIFSKVFTKIKSKMVLSLLFVFLSAILSAFLDALTVTAVLISVAVGFYGVYHKIHSGDSDYDKSGVVDRKELSGETLEQFRSFLRSLIMHGVVGTALGGVCTLVGEPQNLLIGERMGWDFIQFFLQMAPITLPVLVAGMLTTVVLELTGSFGFGAKLPEVAAKIIENYTLEEDAKRSDKEKYGLIVQAVAAILLIAGLALHVAPVGFIGLALIIVQTAFMGIIEEHRLGHAFEEALPFTGLLVVFFVIVAMIHDQHLFSPIIHWALEQSPDTQPGLFYLANGVLSAISDNVFVATVYIGEVQEAFKSGAIDRAHFEKLAIAINTGTNLPSVATPNGQAAFLFLLTSSLAPLINLSYGKMVKMALPYTIVLGGLGYLMVKLILV; this is encoded by the coding sequence ATGTTAAAGTATTTCTTGGGGAATAGTCCCAAATGGTTCAAACTAACAATAGTTGGGTTTTTAATTTTCAATATCTTTTCTTTTTTCCTTTTAGGTAAAACGGTAACATCTTGGTTGTTCATAGGGGAATTTATCTTCACATTGGCGATGGCGTTAAAATGTTATCCACTTCAGTCTGGAGGTTTATTAGCTATAGAAGTAATGGCTTTGGGATTGACAACACCTCATAATGCTTACCATGAAGTAGATCAAAACCTAGAGGTGGTCTTATTATTGGTGTTTATGGTAGCAGGTATTTTCTTTATGAAACCGCTACTCATGTTCATTTTTAGTAAAGTGTTCACAAAAATAAAGTCGAAAATGGTTTTGTCTTTACTGTTTGTCTTTCTGTCTGCGATATTATCAGCCTTTTTAGATGCTTTAACAGTAACAGCCGTTCTAATTAGTGTTGCAGTTGGTTTTTATGGTGTTTATCATAAAATCCATTCTGGAGATTCCGATTATGATAAGAGTGGTGTTGTTGATAGAAAAGAATTAAGCGGAGAAACTTTGGAGCAGTTCCGTAGTTTCTTGAGAAGTTTAATAATGCATGGTGTTGTAGGGACGGCCTTAGGTGGCGTATGTACTTTGGTGGGAGAACCACAAAACTTACTGATTGGTGAAAGAATGGGTTGGGATTTTATTCAATTCTTCTTGCAAATGGCACCGATAACCCTGCCGGTTTTAGTAGCAGGAATGCTAACTACAGTAGTGTTAGAGTTAACAGGTTCGTTCGGCTTTGGCGCTAAATTACCTGAAGTAGCTGCTAAGATAATAGAAAACTATACTTTAGAAGAAGATGCTAAAAGATCAGATAAGGAGAAGTATGGATTGATTGTTCAAGCGGTAGCAGCAATTTTATTAATTGCCGGTTTGGCACTTCATGTAGCACCAGTAGGTTTTATTGGTTTGGCTCTTATAATAGTCCAAACAGCATTTATGGGTATTATCGAGGAACATAGATTAGGTCATGCTTTTGAGGAAGCATTACCGTTTACGGGGCTTTTAGTGGTTTTCTTTGTTATAGTAGCCATGATTCATGATCAGCACTTGTTTAGTCCAATTATTCACTGGGCCTTGGAGCAAAGTCCTGACACACAACCTGGTTTGTTTTATTTGGCTAATGGGGTGCTTTCAGCAATAAGTGACAATGTTTTTGTAGCCACAGTTTATATTGGTGAAGTACAAGAAGCCTTTAAGAGTGGGGCTATAGACAGAGCGCATTTTGAGAAATTAGCTATAGCGATTAACACGGGAACTAATTTACCTAGTGTAGCAACACCTAATGGACAAGCCGCTTTCTTGTTCTTATTAACCTCTTCGTTAGCACCTTTAATTAATCTTTCTTACGGTAAAATGGTGAAAATGGCTTTGCCTTACACTATTGTGCTAGGAGGATTAGGCTATTTAATGGTTAAATTAATTCTAGTATAA
- the murF gene encoding UDP-N-acetylmuramoyl-tripeptide--D-alanyl-D-alanine ligase, whose protein sequence is MNTEQLHQLFLTCRTACTDTRKIQANDMFFALKGDNFNGNTYAAQAIEKGAKYAIVDEEEFVTQENIILCDNVLDSLQKLASFHRVYLKTPIIALTGSNGKTTTKELINAVLSQKFKTTATIGNLNNHIGVPLTLLSMNKETEIGIVEMGANHQKEIEFLCNIAKPDYGLITNFGKAHLEGFGGVEGVIKGKSEMYGHIIANDKLLFVNAEDKIQLEKSQHGNKFTFGKDNQDVNIEISSTNPFVNLTYHNLQIKSQLIGDYNFTNIAFAISIGNYFKVEDTTIKSAIENYIPSNNRSQIIEKENIKIILDAYNANPTSMKAALSTFEKYSGKKVAVLGDMFELGSDSETEHQTIVDLACSLNIDNLFFIGENFFNSDLKSNKASKFKSFEDFASQIKSLNLNKNTILIKGSRGMALERTLYIL, encoded by the coding sequence TTGAATACAGAACAATTACATCAGCTTTTTTTAACATGTCGCACAGCTTGTACAGATACACGAAAAATCCAAGCAAACGATATGTTTTTCGCCTTAAAAGGTGATAATTTTAACGGTAATACGTATGCTGCTCAAGCTATTGAGAAGGGTGCTAAATATGCTATTGTTGATGAAGAAGAATTTGTAACTCAAGAAAATATTATTCTATGCGATAATGTTCTGGACTCACTCCAAAAACTCGCCTCTTTTCACAGAGTTTATTTAAAGACTCCCATTATTGCTCTTACTGGCAGTAATGGCAAAACTACTACCAAAGAACTCATTAATGCTGTACTATCCCAAAAATTCAAAACTACTGCCACAATTGGTAATTTAAACAATCATATTGGCGTGCCTTTAACATTACTTTCTATGAATAAAGAAACAGAAATTGGCATAGTTGAAATGGGAGCAAACCATCAAAAGGAAATAGAATTTCTATGTAATATTGCTAAGCCAGATTATGGACTCATCACCAACTTCGGGAAAGCCCACTTAGAGGGTTTTGGTGGTGTTGAAGGTGTTATAAAAGGAAAAAGCGAAATGTACGGCCATATTATAGCAAACGATAAACTGTTGTTCGTTAATGCTGAAGACAAAATTCAATTAGAAAAATCTCAACATGGCAATAAGTTCACCTTTGGAAAAGACAACCAGGATGTAAACATCGAAATATCAAGCACCAATCCGTTTGTAAACTTGACTTACCACAATCTACAAATAAAAAGTCAATTAATCGGCGATTACAATTTTACAAATATTGCTTTCGCTATTAGTATTGGCAATTATTTTAAAGTTGAAGACACAACAATTAAATCGGCCATAGAGAATTATATCCCCAGCAATAACAGATCGCAAATTATAGAAAAAGAGAATATTAAAATCATTTTAGACGCTTATAATGCTAATCCAACAAGCATGAAAGCAGCACTTTCTACTTTTGAAAAGTATTCAGGAAAAAAAGTTGCTGTTTTAGGAGATATGTTTGAGCTGGGCTCAGATTCTGAAACTGAACACCAAACTATTGTTGATTTAGCCTGTAGTCTCAACATAGACAACTTATTTTTTATTGGTGAGAACTTTTTTAATTCTGATTTAAAATCAAATAAGGCCAGTAAGTTTAAGTCTTTTGAAGATTTTGCTTCACAGATAAAATCGTTAAACTTAAACAAGAATACCATATTAATCAAAGGGTCAAGAGGCATGGCCCTGGAAAGAACACTGTACATATTATAA
- a CDS encoding LuxR C-terminal-related transcriptional regulator yields MIIKDIKLVYQDIFKSYDNPSLEKHIQKIIELDAYWPYNSTFFCITNTQELSFEYVSKNMGSCLGIDKKELLNGGMRYFWGRIHPDDIEPWLAALNDLMRFTMDSISQNDRVKMSYTWNYRFKNAQDKYLNIIQNTTPLGLDADSKPIIGLAHYTVLDSNVKLDVTASAKLLNDNGEYETKYFNNFSQKLLTEGVSNRERDVIRLLLLNKSSKEIGELLNISSHTVDTHRRNILRKLQLSSTGELMAHIKTHGTII; encoded by the coding sequence ATGATCATAAAAGATATAAAACTAGTCTATCAAGATATATTTAAATCTTACGATAACCCCTCTCTCGAGAAGCATATTCAGAAAATAATAGAACTAGATGCTTACTGGCCTTATAATTCTACCTTTTTTTGTATTACTAATACCCAAGAACTCTCTTTTGAGTATGTTAGTAAAAACATGGGGTCTTGTTTAGGTATTGATAAAAAAGAATTACTAAATGGGGGAATGCGCTATTTTTGGGGTAGAATTCATCCTGATGATATTGAGCCATGGTTGGCAGCTTTGAATGATTTGATGCGTTTTACAATGGACTCCATTTCACAGAATGATAGAGTTAAAATGAGTTATACATGGAACTATCGTTTTAAAAATGCTCAAGACAAGTACCTTAATATTATTCAAAATACAACTCCTCTAGGCTTAGATGCCGACTCAAAACCAATCATTGGTTTAGCACATTACACTGTACTAGATTCTAACGTCAAACTTGATGTTACGGCTTCAGCAAAACTCTTAAATGACAACGGCGAATATGAAACTAAATATTTTAATAATTTCTCTCAGAAATTGTTAACTGAAGGTGTAAGTAACAGAGAGCGAGATGTTATCAGACTATTATTGTTGAATAAGTCGAGTAAAGAAATAGGAGAGCTACTCAATATTAGTTCTCATACAGTAGATACACACAGAAGAAATATATTGAGGAAACTTCAATTATCTTCAACAGGTGAGCTTATGGCCCACATAAAAACACACGGAACTATCATTTAA